The Helicoverpa armigera isolate CAAS_96S chromosome 25, ASM3070526v1, whole genome shotgun sequence genome has a window encoding:
- the LOC110376664 gene encoding phospholipase A1, translating to MSRLTTFLTALWLSAASAQLGILKNIQKGATNEVQAVMDPVGKGIAFVGNSQCGNVKKLTGVDYDSYSQEPDMSKLALVFISRSISVTYNLSDAARLIPLSRGFNPNNPFRIFLHGFTDDPTKDSYKNISNAFLAQGDCNILALDASSLIRWLYLRSTTMTRFIGEKLGGMLAALVNAGVDPSNIHLIGHSLGSHISGFTGKTFRNLTGTLIGRISGLDPAGPCFADLEVALRLSKEDAEFVDVIHTDAGVYGLDEEIGHVDFYPNSGSEQPNCLFQTCSHSRAWLLYAESVLNRDAFLAAKCADYEDFRKGQCDYNDTRVMGYFCPPDSRGKYYLQTADEIPYGRGSEGLKYVNNAGIVRNIKYVLTG from the exons ATGTCTCGTCTAACAACGTTCCTGACGGCACTGTGGCTGTCAGCGGCGTCTGCGCAGCTCGGCATCTTGAAGAACATCCAGAAGGGAGCCACCAATGAGGTGCAGGCTGTCATGGACCCCGTGGGGAAAGGCATCGCTTTCGTTGGAAATAGTCAAT GTGGCAACGTGAAGAAGTTAACAGGAGTGGACTACGACTCGTACTCGCAGGAGCCCGACATGAGCAAGCTGGCACTCGTCTTTATTAGCAG GTCGATATCCGTAACATATAACCTGAGTGACGCAGCGCGGCTGATCCCGCTGTCCCGGGGCTTCAACCCTAACAACCCCTTCAGGATCTTCCTGCACGGCTTCACCGATGACCCCACCAAGGACAGCTACAAGAACATCAGCAATGCCTTCCTTGCTCaag GAGACTGCAACATCCTGGCGCTGGACGCGAGCTCGCTGATCCGCTGGCTGTACCTGCGCTCCACCACCATGACGCGCTTCATCGGAGAGAAACTCGGGGGAATGCTCGCAGCCCTTGTCAACG CGGGTGTCGATCCCTCCAACATCCACTTGATCGGTCACAGTCTGGGCAGCCACATCTCAGGGTTCACGGGCAAGACGTTCCGCAACCTGACGGGGACCCTCATCGGCAGGATATCAGGCCTGGACCCCGCGGGACCCTGCTTCGCAGACCTCGAGGTGGCCTTGAGACTGAGCAAGGAAGACGCGGAGTTCGTGGATGTTATTCATACTGATGCAGGAGTGTATGGACTTGATGAAGAGATTG GTCACGTGGACTTCTACCCGAACAGCGGTTCGGAGCAGCCGAACTGCCTGTTCCAGACTTGCAGCCACAGTCGCGCGTGGCTCCTGTACGCCGAGTCGGTGCTGAATCGCGATGCCTTCCTCGCAGCCAAGTGTGCGGACTATGAGGACTTCAGGAAGGGACAGTGCGACTACAATGATACTAG GGTAATGGGATACTTCTGTCCCCCAGACTCCAGGGGGAAGTACTACCTACAGACGGCAGACGAGATCCCATACGGACGAGGATCAGAAGGTCTGAAGTATGTGAACAACGCGGGTATTGTCAGAAATATTAAATACGTGCTCACGGGATAA